From a single Nicotiana tomentosiformis chromosome 2, ASM39032v3, whole genome shotgun sequence genomic region:
- the LOC104087743 gene encoding probable LRR receptor-like serine/threonine-protein kinase At3g47570 yields the protein MRLLLYLLNSIIVLSMESYIGETDKLALQDFKSRITEDPHQIMTSWNHSFHYCNWTGITCNPSNGRVTFLHLSSRQLVGTIPPSIGNLSSLTGIHLGNNSFHGEIPQSIGRLLQLQHLNLSHNYFSGTIPTNLTYCKELLELHLQFNDMVGKIVDELSSLSKLYLLKLKMNSFTGGIPHWIGNFSSLEFFDISDNSLQGPIPQDLGHLTNLLVFHVNSNKLSGTIPSSIFNISSIYYFSVTQNQLHGQIPADVGLTLPNLAVFAGAVNSFTGPIPVSLANASELNVIELSQNNLIGDVPTSFGKLKTLVRLNFEQNRLGRRESYEGLKFLDSLSNCTYLSVLSFATNYFSGELPHSITNLSSLLEIFSLGNNRIHGTLPADLSNLISLTYLGMDGNLLNGSVPEAIGKLKYLQGLDLNGNAFSGKIPLTIGNLTRLTSLNMQENRLERSIPPELGKCKSLTALNLSRNNLVGSIPKEVAWLSSLSISLSLSSNSLTGSLPKELGQLINLEELDVSQNKLSGEIPSTLSNCLRLERVNIRNNLFQGTIPQSFTNLKGLGEVDFSQNNLSGKIPEFLGKLPYLRKLDLSFNELDGEVPTEGIFANTSAILINGNSNLCGGVPKLNLPKCSKATKHLDSRAPVAIIVPVILTVLVLCSCAAYYKLRKSRKAHAWDDEELSKIPRTTYREIHRATGGFSEDNLVGAGSFGSVYKAHFDGDNTIMAVKVLNLQRRGALRSFLDECKALRNIRHRNLLRIKTACSSIDHEGNDFKCLVFEFMANGNLHDWLHQENDDQQQQRRKLGFIQRLNIAIDVASALDYLHNHCQTPIVHCDLKPSNILLDEDMSAHVCDFGLATFLLDTSSNSWSHEISAALKGSIGYIPTEYGSGGRASTLGDVYSFGIVLLELLICRRPTDTMFNENLNIHKYVSVALPEHVMEIVDPLLLLAEEEQNITQDQATRIEECLLLVFEIGLTCSATLPRDRMPINDVLNELQAIKKSFLSRRR from the exons ATGAGGCTTCTGTTATACTTGCTGAACTCAATTATTGTTTTGTCCATGGAATCATATATAGGAGAAACTGATAAACTAGCATTACAAGACTTCAAAAGCAGAATAACTGAAGATCCACACCAAATCATGACTTCTTGGAATCATTCTTTTCATTACTGCAACTGGACAGGTATAACATGTAATCCTTCCAATGGTAGAGTTACATTTCTTCATTTGAGTTCGCGACAACTCGTTGGCACCATACCGCCTTCCATTGGCAATCTCAGTTCCCTTACAGGTATTCATCTTGGAAACAATAGCTTCCATGGTGAAATTCCTCAATCAATCGGTCGCTTACTGCAGCTGCAACATCTCAATCTCAGTCACAATTATTTTAGTGGAACAATTCCTACCAATTTAACTTACTGCAAGGAACTTTTAGAACTTCATCTACAATTTAATGATATGGTTGGGAAAATTGTGGATGAACTCAGTTCACTGTCAAAGCTGTATTTGTTAAAACTGAAAATGAACTCTTTCACAGGAGGCATCCCACATTGGATAGGAAACTTTTCATCTTTAGAATTCTTCGACATTTCAGATAATAGTCTACAAGGACCAATACCTCAGGATCTTGGCCATCTAACGAATTTGTTAGTATTTCATGTGAACTCAAATAAATTATCCGGTACAATCCCTTCGTCGATTTTCAATATTTCTTCCATCTACTATTTCTCTGTTACTCAAAATCAACTGCATGGGCAAATTCCAGCAGATGTAGGCCTCACTCTTCCTAACCTTGCAGTATTTGCTGGCGCTGTCAACAGCTTCACCGGACCTATTCCTGTTTCATTGGCAAATGCTTCTGAACTTAACGTGATTGAGCTTTCCCAAAATAACCTTATTGGGGATGTGCCAACTAGTTTTGGAAAATTGAAAACTTTGGTTAGGCTCAACTTTGAGCAGAATAGACTAGGTAGGAGGGAAAGTTAtgagggtttgaaatttcttGATTCCCTAAGCAATTGTACATATCTGAGTGTACTGAGTTTTGCAACCAATTACTTTAGTGGAGAATTGCCTCACTCAATCACTAATCTTTCATCGTTACTTGAGATATTCTCTCTAGGTAACAATAGGATTCATGGTACTCTTCCTGCTGATCTAAGCAATCTTATTAGTTTGACCTATCTTGGAATGGACGGAAACCTTCTAAATGGCAGTGTTCCTGAAGCTATAGGTAAACTTAAATATCTGCAAGGTCTCGATTTGAATGGTAATGCGTTTTCAGGGAAGATACCACTCACTATTGGTAACTTGACACGGTTAACAAGTCTAAACATGCAAGAAAATAGACTAGAAAGAAGCATACCTCCAGAGCTGGGGAAGTGTAAGTCTTTGACGGCGCTAAACCTTAGCAGGAATAATCTTGTTGGATCCATACCGAAAGAGGTTGCATGGCTATCTTCCCTTTCAATTTCTTTGTCATTGTCAAGTAACTCTTTAACTGGATCCTTGCCAAAAGAACTTGGTCAGTTGATAAATCTTGAGGAATTGGATGTTTCACAAAATAAATTATCAGGTGAGATTCCAAGCACTCTCAGCAATTGCCTCCGCTTAGAGCGTGTAAATATTAGAAATAATCTCTTTCAAGGAACTATTCCTCAATCCtttacaaatttaaaaggattaGGTGAGGTAGATTTTTCACAGAATAACTTGTCAGGGAAAATACCAGAGTTTCTCGGAAAGCTTCCTTACCTCAGAAAACTCGACTTATCATTCAATGAACTTGATGGTGAGGTGCCAACTGAAGGGATATTTGCAAATACAAGCGCAATCTTGATCAATGGAAACAGTAATCTTTGTGGAGGTGTTCCCAAGTTAAATTTGCCTAAATGCTCAAAAGCTACCAAGCACCTTGATTCAAGAGCTCCGGTAGCTATTATTGTTCCTGTTATATTAACAGTTTTAGTGCTGTGTTCCTGTGCTGCTTATTACAAGCTCAGAAAATCAAGAAAAGCGCACGCTTGGGATGATGAGGAATTATCAAAGATACCAAGAACTACATATCGAGAAATACATAGAGCAACAGGTGGCTTCTCTGAGGATAACTTGGTAGGTGCAGGAAGTTTTGGTTCAGTATACAAAGCGCATTTTGATGGTGACAATACAATAATGGCAGTGAAAGTGTTAAACTTACAACGAAGAGGGGCTTTGAGGAGCTTCCTGGATGAATGCAAAGCCTTGAGAAATATAAGACATCGTAATCTTCTCAGAATTAAAACTGCTTGTTCGAGCATTGATCACGAGGGTAATGACTTCAAATGCTTAGTTTTTGAGTTCATGGCTAACGGAAACCTACATGATTGGTTGCatcaagaaaatgatgaccaGCAACAGCAAAGAAGGAAACTAGGCTTTATCCAAAGACTAAACATTGCAATTGATGTTGCTTCTGCACTTGACTATCTCCACAACCACTGCCAAACACCAATAGTTCATTGTGATCTAAAGCCAAGCAACATACTCCTCGATGAAGATATGTCTGCCCATGTTTGTGACTTTGGATTAGCAACTTTTCTCCTTGACACGTCGAGCAATTCATGGAGTCATGAGATTTCTGCAGCACTAAAGGGTTCTATAGGTTACATCCCAACAG AGTATGGATCAGGTGGTCGAGCGTCCACACTTGGAGATGTTTACAGCTTTGGAATCGTGTTGCTAGAGTTGCTCATATGCAGAAGACCAACTGACACGATGTTTAACGAGAATCTAAATATTCACAAGTATGTTTCAGTGGCTTTGCCTGAACATGTCATGGAAATTGTAGACCCTTTATTGCTCTTGgcagaagaagaacaaaacatCACTCAAGATCAAGCAACAAGAATAGAAGAATGTTTACTCTTGGTTTTTGAAATAGGGCTCACATGTTCTGCAACATTGCCAAGAGATAGAATGCCAATAAATGATGTTTTGAACGAACTTCAAGCAATCAAGAAGTCCTTCCTTTCAAGGAGAAGATGA
- the LOC104087742 gene encoding E3 ubiquitin-protein ligase AIRP2 has translation MRKSFKDSLKALEADIQHANTLASDYPREYDGASLQMRLSYSPCAHIFLFLVQWSDCHLAGALGLLRILIYKAYEDGKTSMYIRERKASIKQFYGVIFPSLLQLQRGITDIEDRKQREICETKYRRGDEMNKGKLSEIEIEREEECGICMEMDTKVVLPSCNHSLCMKCYRNWRARSQSCPFCRDSLKRVDSGELWIYTNICEIKDLSSITRENMKRLLMYIEKLPVVYPDPTVVSYHPHY, from the exons ATGAGGAAGTCTTTTAAAGATTCACTGAAAGCACTTGAAGCTGATATTCAGCATGCCAATACTCT GGCTTCGGATTATCCAAGAGAATACGACGGTGCTAGCCTTCAGATGAGACTATCGTACAGTCCCTGTGCTCATATTTTTCTGTTTCTTGTTCAGTGGTCTGACTGTCACCTTGCTGGTGCTCTTGGATTGCTTAGGATCCTTATCTATAAG GCTTATGAGGATGGTAAGACTAGCATGTATATTCGTGAGAGAAAAGCTAGTATAAAACAATTTTATG GTGTGATATTTCCGTCATTGTTGCAACTTCAAAGGGGAATTACTGATATTGAAGATAGGAAACAGCGAGAGATCTGCGAAACGAAATACAGAAGAGGGGATGAGATGAACAAAGGTAAGCTGTCTGAAATCGAAATAGAGAGGGAGGAAGAATGTGGAATCTGCATGGAGATGGATACGAAGGTTGTCTTGCCGTCCTGCAATCATTCTTTATGCATGAAGTGCTATAGAAACTG GCGTGCCCGATCTCAGTCATGTCCTTTCTGTCGAGATAGTCTCAAAAGGGTGGATTCTGGCGAGCTTTGGATCTATACCAACATTTGTGAGATCAAAGACTTGTCCTCAATAACAAGGGAAAATATGAAGAGGCTTCTCATGTACATTGAAAAATTGCCCGTCGTCTATCCGGATCCAACAGTTGTCTCTTATCATCCTCATTATTGA